A part of Bacillus rossius redtenbacheri isolate Brsri chromosome 1, Brsri_v3, whole genome shotgun sequence genomic DNA contains:
- the LOC134528575 gene encoding splicing factor 3B subunit 5, translating to MGDRYNIHSQLEHLQSKYIGTGHADTTKFEWMVNQHRDSCASYMGHFDLLNFFAISENEAKARVRFNLMEKTLQPCGPPPEKPED from the coding sequence ATGGGCGACCGCTACAACATCCACAGCCAGCTAGAGCACCTGCAGTCCAAGTACATCGGCACGGGCCACGCCGACACCACCAAGTTCGAGTGGATGGTGAACCAGCACAGGGACTCGTGCGCCTCCTACATGGGCCACTTCGACCTGCTCAACTTCTTCGCCATCAGCGAGAACGAGGCGAAGGCCCGCGTGCGGTTCAACCTCATGGAGAAGACGTTGCAGCCGTGCGGGCCCCCGCCCGAGAAGCCCGAGGACTAG